The genomic stretch GCCAAGGCCATAACCCTTTTGGAAAGCACAAAGGCCGCCCATTTTGAAAAGGCCAACGCCGTTATTGAAAAGTGCTTGGCCCAACCCACCAACAGTATCCGTTTGGGAATTACGGGCGTCCCCGGGGTCGGTAAAAGTTCATTTATTGAAACCTTGGGCAAAACCTTGACAGACCAAGGAAACAAAGTCGCCGTTTTGGCGGTGGACCCCACCAGCTCTTTGAGCAAGGGAAGTATTTTGGGCGATAAAACCCGAATGGAAACCTTGGCCAAGGACCCGAATGCCTTTATCCGCCCCTCCCCTTCTGGAACTTCCTTGGGCGGTGTGGCCCAAAAAACCCGTGAAAGCATCATACTCTGCGAAGCAGCAGGATACAATGTTATTTTAGTGGAAACCGTGGGTGTGGGCCAAAGTGAAATTGCCGTGCACAGTATGGTTGATTTTTTCCTTTTGCTGAAATTATCCGGTGCCGGAGACGAACTGCAAGGCATAAAAAGAGGAATAATGGAGATGGCCGATGCCATTGCCATAAACAAAGCGGATGGCAGCAATTTGGAGCACGCGAAGCTGGCCGTAACCGAATTTTCCAGAGCATTGCATCTCTATCCGCCCAAAGCCAATGGATGGACGCCGAAAGTGATAAAGTGTTCCGCAGTTGAAAATACGGGTATTGAGGAAATCTGGGAAATGGTGCAGCAATTTGTGGAGCACACCAAAGAAAACGGCTTTTTTGAAAAGAACCGACAACAACAGAACAAGAACTGGTTTCTTCAGACGGTGGACGAATACATCAAACAATTTTTCCATCAAAAGGCAAGCTTTAAAAAACAACAGGCCAAGTTGTTGACGGAAATTGAAGCACATAAAATTTCGCCGTTCTACGCCGCAAAAATCCTATTGGACAAGATTACCGAGGAACTTTAAATAAAAGCAATAAATTTGCACAGATTTTATACTGAATGAGCACTGTCACCGATTCCCTTTTATCCATAGTGGTTCCTTTGTACAACGAGGAGGACAATGTGGTCCTTTTGACCCAAAAAATCAACGAAAGCCTTGAGGGATACAACTATCAAATTGTATATGTGGATGATTTTTCCACCGATAAAACGCGCATCAAGGTCAAGGAAATGGATGATAAAAGAGTCCATTTGATTGAATTGAAAAAGAACTACGGCCAGAGTTTGGCCTTGGCGGCAGGAATCGATTATGCCGAGGGCGAATATATCATCACGATGGATGGAGATCTCCAAAACGACCCCTCCGATATTCCTGGAATGTTGGAATACGCCATCACCGAAGAATATGATCTCGTTACCGGTATCCGGCAGAAAAGAAAGGACTCCCAAGTCAAAAAAATACCGTCCAAAATCGCCAATTTCCTAGTGCGCCGGGTAACCAAATTGGATATCAAGGACAATGGCTGTGCGCTCAAGGTTTTCACCAAGGACATTGCCAAAAGCCTGAATCTGTATGGTGAAATGCACCGTTTCATTACACTTTTGGCGTATTTGGAAGGTGCTCAGATAAAACAGGTTCCCGTAAAACATCACGCCAGACACGCTGGGGTTTCCAAATACGGTTTGGAACGGGTTTTTAAGGTAGTGGCCGATATGATGCTGTTACTGTTCATTAGAAAATACTTCCAACGCCCCATCCACCTCTTCGGAATCTTTGGGGTGCTACTTGTAATCCTTGGGGTTTTGATCAACGTTTACTTATTGATTGTGAAACTTGGATTTGGACAGGACATCGGAACCCGACCTTTACTCATATTTGGTATGATGTTCATTGTGGGGGGCATTCAATTGTTTACCATCGGAATCGTGATGGAACTTTTGATTCGTACCTACTACGAATCGCAACAAAAAAGACCGTATCGCATCAAAAAAATCAGCATAGGTGACGGAAAAGCTGCGTAAAAAGCTAATCACTGCCCTAAAAATTATTATTAGTGCAGTTCTGATTTACTTTATTTTCACCAAAATAGAGTTGAAGGATGTGCTCCAGACCCTAAAAAAGAGCGACCCTCTATATTTACTCTTGGCGTTGCTGTTTTTTGTGTTGTCCAAAGCTTTATCCGCCTTTCGAACTAACTTGTATTTCCATCAAATAGGGGCGAAAATCACACAATGGAGCAATTTGAAGCTTTACCTGTTGGGAATGTTCTACAACCTGTTCCTGCCTGGAGGTATTGGCGGTGATGCTTATAAAGGCTACGTGATTCAGAAAGAATACCAACCCGGCACCAAAAAAGTGGTGTCCAGTTTGCTATTGGATCGTTTAAGCGGGATGTTGTTGCTTTTTGTATATGCTTGTGTTCTTGCCCTGTTGTCCAAAAATGAATTTTTCCAAAGTTTTTATGGGTTGATTGTAGCAGCCATTCCGTTGAGCGTACTTGTGTTTTGGTTCGTAAACAAGACCTTTTTCCCCACTACCCTACCCGTTTTTTGGAAATCCGTGGGGTTTTCGGCCTTGGTCCAATTGGCGCAGTTGGTCAGCGTACTTTTTATATTGAAGTCTTTGTCCGTTAGCTTGGACGCCATTGAATACCTGTTTGTATTTTTGGTCTCTTCCATTGTCTCCGTAATTCCATTGACCATTGGCGGTATCGGAAGTCGCGAGGTTACTTTTTTATATGGTGCAAAATGGTTGGGGTTGGACGAAAGCACATCCATTGGGATTAGCTTCGCTTTCTTTCTAATTACTGCCCTAACTTCGCTGTTTGGGGTGATCTACCACTTTAAAAAACCAAAACTGGAATCAGTGGACTAGTCCAAATGCACCAAATGCATTTTGTTCAACTTGCCCTCCCGTGTATTCGGATTCAGGAATTTGACCTGTAATCGGGTAATCCGGAATTGGTCTACGGTTATTTGCTCGTCCCAAACCATTCCATTGTCTTTCAATTGTTTTAATTCATCATCCGTAGCGTAGACCCAAACATCATTCTTTTTGGCTATTTCGGGTATCGAAACTATTTGAACCGGCTTTTTATTGTAAAAATCCAAGGACCAAGAATATTTTTCCGAAATCTTATAAATATTGTCCACGGGAATATTCTTCTCCCGAACCTTTTTCGCCATTGTGGACCCACCCTGGTATTCGAGCAGTTTGGGGTAAAAATGAGCATTCATAAATCCGTTCAACAACACCGCACTAAAAATGGCAACCGTTACAATTTTGGCATAGGCAGTTTCCTTTTTTAGAATGAAATAAGCCACTAAACCGAGAGCCATCAACAAAAACAAATAACTGTACCAATGCTCTAATTTGAAAACATAAAAACTCACCAATAACGTAAAAATTACCACGAGACCCAATATAAAATATTGGATACCCAAGATGATCTTGGCCATCTTTAATTTTTGCTGTTGATGCAAGACATATAGAAACCCAGCGGATAAAATGGCATACAAAGGCATTAGCACATTCATATAGTGCGGCAGTTTAAACTGTGCAAAACTGATGAGCAGGAACAAAATTGAAATTCCACCCACGGTCAAAAACTCCAAATTAGGTTTGTATGCAAATTTGGCTTGCCAAAAGGCCTTTATTTTCGTCCAATAACCGATAAGGGCGAGAACCGTCCACGGTAGGAAGACCCATAAAAACGTGTGGAAGAAAAAGAAAAAGTCGCTACTGTTCTTACCGATGCCTTCACCACTCATCCGTTCAAAACTCTGCTCCCAGAAAATGAAGAAGATACCACTACGGTTATCCTTGCCACGGATGATTTTTTCAGGGTGTAAATCAAACTGATGGTAATAGGCATACAGCATTGGGGATATCGTCAAACCAAAGACCAAAATCGCCACCAATACCCTCCAATTGAGTAATTGCTGCCACTTTCGGGTATAGGCCAGATGACAGAGAATGGCCATCCCAATCACGACCAAAGCAATCTGACCTTTGGTGGAAAAGGCGATTCCCGCCCCAAAGGCACCCAAAATGATGCTTTTCAACGTATTTTTCTCAATATAGGTGGCCAACTGCCAAATGGAAAAAATGCTAAATCCTGTAAGAACGGCATCGGTGCGCACATCGATGTTGGCCAAAACGATGGTTTGGGCCGTCATAAAAATCAATGAGGCATATCGACCAACATCCTTATTGTAAAGTAATTTTCCTAGACCGTAGCAACTGTAAGCCCCCAGCAAGGTGGACAAAATACCGGGAATCCGGTACGCCCAATCGTGAATGCCGAAGATTTTATAGGAAAGTGCGGCCAACCAGTAGTGCATATGGGGCTTGTCCAGATACTCTTCGGGGCCTTTGAACAGGCTCAAAAAATCATTTTCCTGCACCATTCGCATCGCCATAACGGCAAATTGTGCCGAGTCGTTTTCCAACAGGGTCACAAACATCCCAATGATGTACACCAACACAATCAATCCAATGTAAAACCAATATCTGGCGGTTGAGATCATACCCCTGTTTTTTGGAAAGCAAATATAGCCAACTTGGCCCACAACCATCCGAAAAGTGAACCTACCAAGGCTCCTGTAACCACATCCAACGGGTAATGCACACCGATGTAAATTCGGCTGTATGCGACAATGCACGCCCAAAGCAACAATACCCAAGAAATATATTTCACTTTATTCTTGAACAACACGATAAAGAAAATGGCTGGACCAAAAGAATTGGCCGCGTGGGCGGAAAAATACCCAAACTGTCCGCCGCAGTAGCTCTTTACCAAGCGCATTGCGCTGCTCACTTCAGGGTCGTGACAGGGTCGCAAGCGACCTATGCCATACTTAAAAAAGTTGGACAACTGATCGGTGCAGGTGATCAGCAAGGCGATGGACACCAAAATTATACCTGTTCCTTTCCAACCAAAGGTTCGATAGGACAAATACAGCAACAACAGATAAAGTGGCGCGGAGTTTCTGGTCGTTGTCATAAACATCCAAAAGCCGTCCCAGGTTTCGGTTCCCAATCCGTTGAGGAACAAAAACAGCTCTTTATCGTATTCCAGCAACTGTTCGATCATCAATCGTCGTATCTGGAGACTTCCCGATCATAAAAAGCGGTGGCGGCCTCAATCAAGCTTTCGGCTTCTTCCATTAAATCGGCTTCGTCTTGTTTGGAGAATTCTTCCATCCATTCCACCTCATCATTTTCCAGATTGATGATGAATCTGGGATATTCGGTATGGACGATAAAAATGGCCTCGGGATAATCCGTGTTGTCGGCCAATAAAAATTTAGGTAGTTCCATTTATCAAATAGTTAGATTTCAGAATTTGGAATCTTTTTAATTCAATACCTCTTGTGCATTTTGAAGGTTTCCCCCCACGCCAAAAGCTGTCAATTCGAGTCAAATTCCAAAGGAATTTTGTATCGAGAATCAGTGCCTGGCTTAAAACTCCATTTCTCGATATGATTTTGGTTGATTTAGACTTCGTTCAACCAACAAAAATCACTCGAAATGACGAATTTAATTTATAATCTACAACTTGTTTCAACATCTCATATAGATTTTTCAATGTATTATGAGACCTGAGACAAGCTCAGGGTGACGAAACTATTCTTCAATCAATTTCTTGGTCAAAAAGTTGAATCGAAGATACAACATTACCGCCGATGCGGTAAGCCCCGACAACAATCCAATCCAGATGCCCGTGCTTTCAAAACTGGTATGCAGTCCCAAATAATAACTGATGGGAAAACCAATCAACCAATAGGCGATAAAAGTAATGAGCGTAGGTATCTTCACATCCTGTAGACCGCGTAACGCTCCCAAAACCACCACTTGCAATCCATCAGAAATTTGAAAAAAGGCGGCGACCAGCAACAATTTGGCTGCAATAAAAATCACTTCGCTATTATCGGCCTGGTTGGCGATATCGTCCACATCCAAATAAATCGTGGGGAACCAATGCCTTCCCAGCAGGAAAATGGCGGCAAATGCGATTTCCACAAGCAATGTCAAGAAAAATACGGATTCAGCAATACGCTTCAACTCTTTGTGGTTTTTTAGTCCTTTTTGGTTGCCGACCCGTACTATGGCCGCCACACCGAGGCCCGTACCCACCATAAAGGTCATACTGCTCAAGTTCAATGCAATTTGGTTGGCCGCTTGGGCATTTTTTCCCAACACCCCGCTCAACCAAATGGCCGCGGTGAAAATGGCCACCTCAAAAAACATCTGTAAAGCAGAGGGAAAACCAAGGTCAATGATTTTTCGCATCACTTTTTTCTCAATCTTTTTAAAATTGAAGTTGGTCACGTAGGATTCAAACTTCTTTTTTCGTTTGAGCAAATACCAAATAAAGGCAACCATAATTACCCGGGATACCAAGGTACCCACAGCCGCTCCCACAATCCCCATTTTGGGAAATCCGAAGGAACCAAAAATGAGCAGATAGTTCAAGGTAATATTGACCACATTGGCCATAATGGTAGTGTACATGGGGTATTTGGTCTGCGACAAACCATCCGAAAACTGTTTAAAAGCCTGGAATATGATCAAGGGCACCAATGAAAATGCCACCAAGTCCAAATAGGGCATAGCGAGTTCCACTACCTCTGGGGGTTGCTCCATATGGTGCATCAAAGGTTTAGAAACTTGAATCAGTCCAAAAAGGGACAATCCTAAAATGGTACAAAGCACCAAACCGTGTTTTAAAGCACTTTTGCCCGCTGCCTCGTCTTTTGCGCCATCCGCTTCGGCCACCAAAGGAGTAATCGCGGTGGAAAAACCGATACCCAGGGACATTGCGATAAAAACAAAACTGTTTCCCAAAGAAACGGCGGCCAATTCCGCCGTGCCCAACTGTCCCACCATAATGTTGTCTGCAAAGGCCACAAACGTATGCCCCAACATCCCCAAAATAACTGGATAGGACAATTTAAGGTTATAGGCGAACTCTTTGGTGTAGTTTTGAAACACAACGGATATTTAAAAAAGGATGGCAAATATAGCCAGATTGGGGACATTTGTCTCCAAATCATATGTTAGCTTACCGATAAATTCAAAGTTGCTTCGCCTCATCCCAGAAGACGTCCATCTCAGCCAAGGTCATATCGCTCATGGATTTCCCTGCCTCTTTTGCTTTTTGTTCCAAATATTGAAAACGCTTGATGAATTTTTTATTGGTTCGTTCCAGTGCATTTTCCGGATTGATTTTCAAAAAACGGGCGTAATTCACCATGGAAAATAGCACATCGCCAAATTCAGATTCCATTTTGTCGGTATCATTGGCTTCCACTTCTTCTTGAAGCTCGCCCAGCTCCTCTTTCAACTTTTCAAAAACCTGTTCGGGTTTTTCCCAATCAAATCCTACGCCGGCCACCTTATCTTGAATCCGGTTCGCCTTTACCAAAGAAGGCAGTCCGTTGGGAACCCCTTCGAGGACACTTTTTTTCCCTTCTTTTAGTTTGATGTTTTCCCAGTTCTGCTTTACTTGCTCTTCATTCTCCACCTTTACATCGCCATAAATGTGTGGATGCCTGTTGATTAATTTATCGCAGATGCCATTGGCCACATCGGCAATGTCAAAATCTTGGGTTTCGGAACCGATTTTAGCATAAAAAACAATGTGCAGTAAAATATCGCCCAGCTCCTTCTTCACTTCCTCCAAATCATTGTCCAGAATGGCGTCGCCCAGTTCGTAGGTCTCTTCAATGGTCAAGTGGCGAAGGGTTTGCATCGTCTGCTTTCTATCCCAGGGACATTGCTCTCGGAGTTCATCCATTATGGTCAAAAGGCGGTCAAAAGCGGCCAACTGTTCCGATCTTGTGTTCATGGTTTAGGATTTTCCCCAAAAATACGAAGTCCCGTTGGTTGAGATTCCATCATCGAAATTTACTTATGAAAAATTTGTCATTTCGATTGGTTTTTGTTGGTTGAGACCTTCGTCTATGCTCAGGATAAACTAAAGTCAAAACCATAAAAAAATTGTATCGAGAAATAATTGATAAGAGAAGTAACCTTGTTCTCGACCTGCCAGCCGGCAAGCAGGTACTTTTCCTTCAGAAAAACTTGAACTGACGGTTAATAAAAAGTATTTTAGTATTTTTCAACAAAGCCTACTTAGGGAAAATATCACTATCTTCAACCTCATTTTAAGGTAAAAGTGCTAGAATGAAACATCTTTTTATGGCGTTGCTCATGGTGCCTTTAATGGCCATTGGGCAAACCGATAATCCTTTCCAAAATGAAGTAAAGGCAATCCAGCAAAAGAATGATTCCCTTTGGGATTCGTCCAAACCGACAATTGTTTTTACGGGAAGTTCGAGTATTCGTTTTTGGGAAGATGTCCAAGAGCGTTTTCCAGAATATCAAGTGCTGAATACAGGGTTTGGAGGTTCTCAATTTTCCGACCTTGAGCTTTTTTTGGATGAGCTTATCTTGAACTACAACCCCGTAAAGGTTTTTATCTACGAAGGCGACAACGATATTTTCGCCAAGA from Flagellimonas oceani encodes the following:
- the meaB gene encoding methylmalonyl Co-A mutase-associated GTPase MeaB, which codes for MADNKKTPPDTISKIKAIRKQELSADALAQGIFDGNKAMLAKAITLLESTKAAHFEKANAVIEKCLAQPTNSIRLGITGVPGVGKSSFIETLGKTLTDQGNKVAVLAVDPTSSLSKGSILGDKTRMETLAKDPNAFIRPSPSGTSLGGVAQKTRESIILCEAAGYNVILVETVGVGQSEIAVHSMVDFFLLLKLSGAGDELQGIKRGIMEMADAIAINKADGSNLEHAKLAVTEFSRALHLYPPKANGWTPKVIKCSAVENTGIEEIWEMVQQFVEHTKENGFFEKNRQQQNKNWFLQTVDEYIKQFFHQKASFKKQQAKLLTEIEAHKISPFYAAKILLDKITEEL
- a CDS encoding glycosyltransferase family 2 protein, producing MSTVTDSLLSIVVPLYNEEDNVVLLTQKINESLEGYNYQIVYVDDFSTDKTRIKVKEMDDKRVHLIELKKNYGQSLALAAGIDYAEGEYIITMDGDLQNDPSDIPGMLEYAITEEYDLVTGIRQKRKDSQVKKIPSKIANFLVRRVTKLDIKDNGCALKVFTKDIAKSLNLYGEMHRFITLLAYLEGAQIKQVPVKHHARHAGVSKYGLERVFKVVADMMLLLFIRKYFQRPIHLFGIFGVLLVILGVLINVYLLIVKLGFGQDIGTRPLLIFGMMFIVGGIQLFTIGIVMELLIRTYYESQQKRPYRIKKISIGDGKAA
- a CDS encoding lysylphosphatidylglycerol synthase transmembrane domain-containing protein; this translates as MTEKLRKKLITALKIIISAVLIYFIFTKIELKDVLQTLKKSDPLYLLLALLFFVLSKALSAFRTNLYFHQIGAKITQWSNLKLYLLGMFYNLFLPGGIGGDAYKGYVIQKEYQPGTKKVVSSLLLDRLSGMLLLFVYACVLALLSKNEFFQSFYGLIVAAIPLSVLVFWFVNKTFFPTTLPVFWKSVGFSALVQLAQLVSVLFILKSLSVSLDAIEYLFVFLVSSIVSVIPLTIGGIGSREVTFLYGAKWLGLDESTSIGISFAFFLITALTSLFGVIYHFKKPKLESVD
- a CDS encoding ArnT family glycosyltransferase, producing the protein MISTARYWFYIGLIVLVYIIGMFVTLLENDSAQFAVMAMRMVQENDFLSLFKGPEEYLDKPHMHYWLAALSYKIFGIHDWAYRIPGILSTLLGAYSCYGLGKLLYNKDVGRYASLIFMTAQTIVLANIDVRTDAVLTGFSIFSIWQLATYIEKNTLKSIILGAFGAGIAFSTKGQIALVVIGMAILCHLAYTRKWQQLLNWRVLVAILVFGLTISPMLYAYYHQFDLHPEKIIRGKDNRSGIFFIFWEQSFERMSGEGIGKNSSDFFFFFHTFLWVFLPWTVLALIGYWTKIKAFWQAKFAYKPNLEFLTVGGISILFLLISFAQFKLPHYMNVLMPLYAILSAGFLYVLHQQQKLKMAKIILGIQYFILGLVVIFTLLVSFYVFKLEHWYSYLFLLMALGLVAYFILKKETAYAKIVTVAIFSAVLLNGFMNAHFYPKLLEYQGGSTMAKKVREKNIPVDNIYKISEKYSWSLDFYNKKPVQIVSIPEIAKKNDVWVYATDDELKQLKDNGMVWDEQITVDQFRITRLQVKFLNPNTREGKLNKMHLVHLD
- a CDS encoding phosphatase PAP2 family protein, giving the protein MIEQLLEYDKELFLFLNGLGTETWDGFWMFMTTTRNSAPLYLLLLYLSYRTFGWKGTGIILVSIALLITCTDQLSNFFKYGIGRLRPCHDPEVSSAMRLVKSYCGGQFGYFSAHAANSFGPAIFFIVLFKNKVKYISWVLLLWACIVAYSRIYIGVHYPLDVVTGALVGSLFGWLWAKLAIFAFQKTGV
- a CDS encoding MATE family efflux transporter → MFQNYTKEFAYNLKLSYPVILGMLGHTFVAFADNIMVGQLGTAELAAVSLGNSFVFIAMSLGIGFSTAITPLVAEADGAKDEAAGKSALKHGLVLCTILGLSLFGLIQVSKPLMHHMEQPPEVVELAMPYLDLVAFSLVPLIIFQAFKQFSDGLSQTKYPMYTTIMANVVNITLNYLLIFGSFGFPKMGIVGAAVGTLVSRVIMVAFIWYLLKRKKKFESYVTNFNFKKIEKKVMRKIIDLGFPSALQMFFEVAIFTAAIWLSGVLGKNAQAANQIALNLSSMTFMVGTGLGVAAIVRVGNQKGLKNHKELKRIAESVFFLTLLVEIAFAAIFLLGRHWFPTIYLDVDDIANQADNSEVIFIAAKLLLVAAFFQISDGLQVVVLGALRGLQDVKIPTLITFIAYWLIGFPISYYLGLHTSFESTGIWIGLLSGLTASAVMLYLRFNFLTKKLIEE
- the mazG gene encoding nucleoside triphosphate pyrophosphohydrolase, whose product is MNTRSEQLAAFDRLLTIMDELREQCPWDRKQTMQTLRHLTIEETYELGDAILDNDLEEVKKELGDILLHIVFYAKIGSETQDFDIADVANGICDKLINRHPHIYGDVKVENEEQVKQNWENIKLKEGKKSVLEGVPNGLPSLVKANRIQDKVAGVGFDWEKPEQVFEKLKEELGELQEEVEANDTDKMESEFGDVLFSMVNYARFLKINPENALERTNKKFIKRFQYLEQKAKEAGKSMSDMTLAEMDVFWDEAKQL
- a CDS encoding GDSL-type esterase/lipase family protein, with protein sequence MKHLFMALLMVPLMAIGQTDNPFQNEVKAIQQKNDSLWDSSKPTIVFTGSSSIRFWEDVQERFPEYQVLNTGFGGSQFSDLELFLDELILNYNPVKVFIYEGDNDIFAKKRPRQIMKRAEYILSVLQQRNPNMEIVLISAKPSIARWKYRGRYRRLNRKLDKLASENEKIDFVDVWYPMLDDRKVKQDIFIEDGLHMNDKGYDIWYDVIKDYID